A genomic segment from Aspergillus puulaauensis MK2 DNA, chromosome 1, nearly complete sequence encodes:
- a CDS encoding 5'-methylthioadenosine/S-adenosylhomocysteine nucleosidase family protein (COG:F;~EggNog:ENOG410PKNJ;~InterPro:IPR000845,IPR035994;~PFAM:PF01048;~go_function: GO:0003824 - catalytic activity [Evidence IEA];~go_process: GO:0009116 - nucleoside metabolic process [Evidence IEA]) — protein MASRRFEPKDYTVGWVGALPVELTAASQMLDEEHPELPHDPNDNNIYTLGRIGSHNVVIACLPAGQFGPTSAAAVAVQMKSKFPAIRAGLMVGVGGGVPGSVDVRLGDVVVSQPAADHGGVVQYDFGTATASGLKRKGFLNAPPAILLNAVSKLRANHMRRRSSISQHLSSFEDLPRFQRANAGVDWLFASEYTHVEGPTCETCSKDHLVVRAPRGNDSVEIHYGTIASGNQVIRSGITRDQLSTELGNVLCFEMEAAGLMNGFPCIVIRGICDYADSHKNKNWQPYAAATAAAYAKDLLSVIPASDIMETFSVQGSQASLHYEQSVLFSGQTLGFGNPQRKGTLSKSEILRLSQEAYTLYSTLRGSEEAHSIVGLSDDLFGLHCSLNHLSKYNDPDIQPGQNSGWQTSNIFKRPDVLMHRCSGVLEGIQKTLNENQGPEVFLGERPDLAEVQTTPGEMSTQTKAALVQAELQWCASSMDILLDGLLRSNQPKMNGESGRKPVPAVYGARIPEAPSSSGQRTQKRLGSATVQDNLAGTSNKPPRIPGMDLISICCCNIAH, from the coding sequence ATGGCGTCTCGCAGGTTTGAGCCAAAAGACTACACGGTGGGATGGGTGGGTGCGCTCCCCGTAGAGCTTACAGCTGCTTCACAAatgctggatgaggagcaTCCAGAACTTCCCCATGATCCAAACGATAACAACATTTATACGCTCGGTCGAATCGGCAGCCACAATGTTGTCATTGCGTGCCTTCCTGCTGGCCAGTTTGGGCCAACCTCAGCCGCCGCAGTTGCCGTCCAAATGAAGTCGAAGTTCCCAGCGATACGCGCTGGGCTGATGGTAGGCGTTGGGGGAGGTGTTCCTGGCTCTGTTGACGTTCGACTTGGCGATGTGGTCGTCAGTCAGCCGGCTGCAGACCATGGCGGAGTGGTGCAGTACGACTTTGGGACGGCGACGGCATCAGGACTCAAGCGGAAGGGCTTTTTGAATGCTCCACCGGCCATCTTGCTAAACGCCGTGAGCAAACTGCGTGCAAACCATATGAggcgccgcagcagcatcTCGCAGCATCTATCTTCGTTCGAAGACCTCCCTCGGTTTCAGCGGGCAAATGCCGGAGTTGACTGGCTCTTCGCTTCTGAATACACCCATGTTGAAGGCCCTACTTGTGAGACTTGCAGCAAGGATCACTTGGTTGTGCGAGCACCTCGGGGGAACGATAGTGTTGAAATTCACTATGGAACCATTGCTTCAGGTAACCAGGTCATCAGAAGTGGCATCACCAGAGACCAGTTGAGTACAGAGCTGGGCAATGTGCTCTGCTTCGAGATGGAAGCTGCGGGCTTGATGAATGGCTTCCCCTGCATTGTGATTCGGGGTATTTGCGACTATGCAGATTCCCATAAGAACAAGAATTGGCAGCCATACGCTGCAGCAACCGCTGCTGCTTACGCTAAAGACCTCTTGTCTGTTATACCTGCATCTGATATTATGGAAACATTTTCTGTTCAGGGCAGTCAGGCATCACTGCATTATGAACAGTCCGTTCTTTTTTCAGGCCAGACGCTGGGTTTTGGCAATCCTCAGAGGAAAGGCACGCTTAGCAAATCTGAGATTTTAAGGCTGAGTCAAGAGGCATACACGCTTTATAGTACCCTACGGGGCAGCGAGGAAGCACACTCTATCGTCGGGCTTTCCGATGACCTTTTTGGACTCCACTGCTCACTCAACCACCTTTCAAAATATAATGATCCAGATATTCAGCCAGGTCAAAACAGCGGGTGGCAAACAAGTAATATCTTCAAGCGACCTGATGTTCTGATGCATCGCTGCAGTGGTGTATTGGAGGGGATCCAAAAGACCCTCAATGAAAATCAGGGGCCAGAAGTATTTCTTGGTGAGAGACCGGATTTGGCAGAGGTGCAGACTACGCCTGGTGAGATGTCAACACAAACCAAGGCCGCGCTGGTGCAAGCCGAGTTACAATGGTGCGCTTCATCTATGGACATCCTGCTTGACGGACTGTTACGGTCAAACCAGCCGAAGATGAATGGTGAGAGCGGCCGGAAACCTGTACCAGCAGTATACGGAGCGCGAATACCAGAGGCGCCTTCAAGCTCTGGGCAGCGTACACAGAAACGACTGGGTTCTGCAACTGTGCAAGACAATCTGGCAGGGACAAGTAACAAACCACCGAGAATTCCAGGTATGGACTTGATATCTATCTGCTGTTGCAATATAGCTCATTAG
- a CDS encoding RING finger protein (COG:O;~EggNog:ENOG410PQB6;~InterPro:IPR001841,IPR017907,IPR013083) codes for MVSITIEGLRTEGKEEPENTTLDVPAETELASLPSLAPGYLIPDRFSRIKQNGTVGGAFMLDSAYCLNHPTENIEISTDRPSNFSKRCINVDDTFLHFVTLEKGGRALTAKLDGEGLGQSSSIVIDGELEITFHRTLRMPDDVKTHPLPASHGTFPLYNVDAFASRLPEKITQRGGIFFPMWQREALWFNFQNNSRTTRYAIRVNIGHINAVSGLNIFEASGKQDYIVVPGQKWLDGVAVAPGVVRQFVAMPLGSGYTVEGQISGKESFGGIQIEVIPSYERNSYTFKYRNEQGKHVGMAEYSTPRQRGLKNGDMVKITNVSSTFLEPAKIYDLLDDGESFEGIQRLHLMAGYLSPTGLGGSASPSRRRAVKSKRKSALYSYPPSYNSASYDSASYYDRARLRSVLERGEPDELSRDYSPTEAYNPRRPQEMGIAAGGKLVQDIVKDTSPNYVWNKARAKLVDIHILHPSAFEAVTHVLAPKTPIATEEYLAAGIPFYAVEEDPDQRLDGSEVLAGVKSVSAMDSHVGVQDGSSTDFDPSKPKRCAKCAVRLCDCIVRPCNHQFCHVCIKAIASPRANTSSNEQRCPLCSANIAHVAGFSAPMNLPGEETFKVDVPVVMLEVDDGRTAFQSVMEMRL; via the exons ATGGTCTCGATCACTATTGAAGGGCTTCGAACCGAAGGAAAGGAGGAACCCGAGAACACAACACTCGATGTGCCCGCAGAGACCGAGTTGGCCAGTCTTCCTTCGCTAGCTCCAG GATACCTTATACCTGATCGTTTCTCTCGGATAAAACAAAACGGCACCGTGGGCGGCGCGTTCATGCTCGACTCTGCCTATTGCCTGAACCATCCTACTGAGAACATCGAGATTTCAACGGACCGTCCGTCCAATTTCAGTAAGCGATGTATCAACGTTGACGATACCTTCCTCCATTTCGTCACCCTTGAGAAGGGTGGCCGGGCGTTGACGGCCAAGCTCGATGGCGAAGGATTAGGACAGAGCTCGAGTATAGTGATTGATGGCGAGTTGGAAATTACCTTCCATCGCACACTGCGCATGCCTGACGACGTTAAGACCCATCCTTTACCAGCTTCACACGGCACTTTTCCACTCTACAATGTCGACGCCTTTGCATCCAGATTACCGGAGAAGATAACGCAGCGTGGTGGTATTTTCTTTCCCATGTGGCAGCGAGAGGCTCTCTGGTTCAACTTCCAAAACAATAGCAGAACTACCCGTTATGCAATCCGAGTTAACATCGGCCACATCAACGCCGTAAGCGGCCTTAATATTTTTGAGGCTTCTGGGAAGCAAGATTACATTGTGGTTCCTGGTCAGAAGTGGCTTGACGGAGTTGCTGTTGCTCCTGGTGTTGTACGCCAGTTTGTGGCCATGCCTC TTGGATCTGGCTATACCGTTGAAGGGCAAATCAGCGGAAAGGAGTCCTTTGGCGGGATCCAGATAGAGGTTATTCCGTCATATGAACGCAATTCTTACACGTTCAAGTACCGAAATGAGCAGGGTAAACACGTCGGGATGGCTGAGTATAGTACACCGCGCCAGCGTGGGCTCAAAAATGGCGATATGGTCAAAATTACAAACGTCTCTTCGACATTCCTTGAGCCAGCAAAGATTTACGATCTTCTCGATGATGGGGAGAGCTTTGAGGGAATACAAAGGCTCCACCTAATG GCCGGCTATCTCAGCCCTACCGGCCTCGGTGGCTCGGCTTCACCATCACGCAGAAGAGCAGTGAAGTCTAAAAGAAAATCGGCTTTGTATTCCTATCCTCCTTCATATAACTCAGCTTCTTATGACTCAGCTTCTTATTATGATCGGGCACGCTTGCGGAGCGTTCTTGAACGGGGTGAACCGGATGAACTAAGCAGAGATTACAGCCCGACAGAGGCTTACAATCCCCGACGCCCACAAGAAATGGGAATCGCAGCAGGCGGAAAGCTTGTGCAGGACATAGTTAAGGACACATCACCCAACTACGTCTGGAACAAAGCAAGGGCAAAATTAGTCGAtatccacatcctccatcctTCCGCTTTCGAGGCCGTTACACATGTTCTAGCCCCTAAAACTCCAATTGCCACAGAAGAATACTTGGCTGCCGGTATTCCGTTCTACGCAGTAGAAGAGGACCCAGATCAGCGACTGGACGGGTCCGAAGTGCTGGCTGGAGTGAAGAGCGTCAGTGCGATGGACAGCCATGTCGGGGTGCAGGATGGGTCCAGCACCGACTTTGACCCGTCAAAGCCGAAACGTTGTGCAAAATGTGCTGTGCGGTTGTGCGATTGCAT TGTTCGGCCTTGTAACCACCAGTTCTGCCATGTGTGTATCAAAGCAATCGCATCGCCCAGGGCAAACACAAGTTCAAACGAGCAGCGCTGTCCGCTTTGCTCGGCGAATATCGCTCACGTAGCAGGATTCTCCGCACCAATGAATCTGCCCGGGGAGGAAACATTCAAAGTGGATGTGCCTGTTGTCATGTTGGAGGTCGATGATGGAAGAACGGCATTTCAGTCGGTTATGGAGATGAGGCTGTAA
- a CDS encoding alpha/beta hydrolase family protein (COG:S;~EggNog:ENOG410PWZE;~InterPro:IPR000073,IPR029058;~PFAM:PF12697;~SECRETED:SignalP(1-18);~TransMembrane:1 (i109-127o)) codes for MPWATWTKMTALFNWITAHINPWASPNKQQITHHVHSIIHQLNTSHWNNVKSQFIFPLRFLLPEYVLEKGWNIVCKSFGPLQSIGDPITSTGWLLTTVKVPLRFQRAEFGMLLLITSWGGLVGLRFFSLNKLGLGPGWQAPSYADDAHETEITLGEGRFKVGATLCLPSTIHEELESKFPCIIFLGGSGPLDRDSTVEENKPFKDLALGLASHGIASIRFDKATFTHRKVFSKRKDITLTDEYVEHATDAISQAQAHPRIRAGSIYVLGHSLGAVVAPRIAGMDGVSGCILMAGPAEPIYRSFVRQLRYIKTLDGPESLYLGKQIEDAEVRAEVADGEDLTMATPAKKLPFGIRAAYWLDYRRFEPIRTAECLGKPVAVFQGERDYQVTVEDDYGVWWEALRGKEGVKFYLYEGLNHLFVYGNGMPTPLEYGVPGNVDKRVVDDLARWIGNK; via the coding sequence ATGCCTTGGGCTACGTGGACAAAAATGACTGCCCTATTCAACTGGATAACAGCGCATATCAACCCCTGGGCCAGCCCAAACAAGCAACAAATAACCCACCACGTCCACTCAATAATCCACCAACTAAACACCTCCCACTGGAATAATGTTAAAAGCCAATTCATCTTCCCCctccgcttcctcctcccagaaTACGTCCTAGAGAAAGGCTGGAACATAGTATGCAAATCCTTCGGACCACTGCAAAGCATCGGCGACCCCATAACCAGCACCGGATGGCTCCTAACAACCGTCAAAGTCCCGCTGAGATTCCAGCGCGCGGAGTTCGGTATGCTCCTTCTAATAACTTCATGGGGAGGACTTGTAGGACTGCGCTTCTTTTCGTTGAACAAGCTTGGTCTTGGTCCTGGGTGGCAGGCACCCTCTTATGCAGACGACGCGCATGAAACCGAGATCACGCTCGGAGAGGGAAGATTCAAAGTCGGAGCGACACTTTGCCTTCCAAGCACAATCCATGAAGAGCTAGAGTCCAAGTTCCCCTGCATTATCTTCCTCGGCGGGTCCGGACCCCTAGATCGCGACTCAACAGTCGAAGAAAACAAGCCCTTCAAAGACCTTGCATTGGGTCTAGCGAGTCACGGCATCGCCTCGATCCGATTCGATAAAGCTACATTCACGCATCGAAAGGTATTTTCAAAACGCAAGGATATAACCCTAACAGATGAATATGTCGAGCATGCCACCGACGCTATATCACAAGCCCAGGCGCATCCGAGGATCCGCGCAGGTAGCATCTATGTCCTGGGTCATAGTCTCGGCGCGGTTGTTGCTCCTAGAATTGCCGGTATGGACGGTGTTTCTGGGTGTATACTGATGGCTGGGCCTGCAGAGCCGATTTACCGGTCTTTTGTGCGGCAGCTGCGGTATATAAAGACACTAGACGGGCCGGAGTCATTGTACCTGGGTAAACAGATTGAAGATGCGGAAGTGCGGGCTGAAGTTGCGGATGGTGAGGACTTGACGATGGCAACGCCTGCAAAGAAACTCCCGTTTGGGATTAGAGCTGCCTACTGGCTTGATTATCGCCGGTTCGAACCGATCCGGACTGCTGAGTGTCTTGGGAAGCCGGTTGCTGTGTTTCAAGGGGAGAGGGATTATCAGGTTACTGTGGAGGACGATTATGGGGTTTGGTGGGAGGCTTTGCGAGGGAAGGAGGGTGTGAAGTTTTACTTGTATGAAGGGTTGAATCATCTTTTTGTTtatgggaatgggatgccAACGCCCTTGGAGTATGGTGTTCCTGGGAATGTTGACAAGCGGGTTGTGGATGATCTTGCTAGATGGATTGGCAATAAGTAA
- a CDS encoding uncharacterized protein (COG:T;~EggNog:ENOG410PFPF;~InterPro:IPR000719,IPR011009;~PFAM:PF00069;~go_function: GO:0004672 - protein kinase activity [Evidence IEA];~go_function: GO:0005524 - ATP binding [Evidence IEA];~go_process: GO:0006468 - protein phosphorylation [Evidence IEA]) — MASLLRSIPRLLRPRWKPLNFANPNYGIVVPTQKIEEENFPDYAASRYYPTHIGEVFQNRYQVVSKLGYGVSSTVWLARDMNWRSYVTLKIFVNSASMGRQVDDELKMYQHIERFSRHPGRKAVRSLLDSFNIDGPDDKHQCLVHPPLFESVWEFLHRNPVQRLPEPIVAFTLHRLFLALDYLHTECKVIHTAEQDELQNPSPRKDMDERNIYLSRDLEIGPGKIGAPVLCDFSSAVLGDREHLEDVQPDIYRAPEVILEAPWSYGIDIWNVGCMIWDIFQGGSLFTGHDPEHQRYRSRAHLAEMVDLLGPPPAGLLAAGRQSRKFFSETDEFREKGLLKGEIPLEQRETSLKEEDRQRFLRMMRRMLQWEPEKRSSARELAEDEWIQKHMGL; from the exons ATGGCCTCCCTTCTCCGATCCATCCCCCGATTGCTCAGACCGCGATGGAAGCCACTCAACTTCGCAAACCCAAACTACGGCATCGTCGTCCCAACACAGaaaatcgaagaagagaactTCCCTGATTACGCCGCCTCTCGATACTATCCGACACACATAGGCGAGGTCTTCCAGAACCGGTACCAGGTTGTATCGAAACTGGGATATGGAGTTTCCTCGACTGTTTGGTTGGCGCGAGATATGAA TTGGCGCTCATATGTCACTCTCAAGATCTTTGTCAACTCCGCCTCTATGGGACGGCAGGTTGACGACGAGCTGAAGATGTATCAGCACATTGAACGGTTTTCAAGACATCCAGGCCGCAAGGCCGTCAGATCTCTACTGGACTCGTTTAATATTGACGGACCGGATGATAAGCACCAATGTCTGGTCCATCCTCCATTGTTCGAGAGTGTCTGGGAATTTCTTCACCGCAACCCGGTCCAAAGGTTGCCGGAGCCGATTGTCGCGTTTACGCTGCATAGGTTGTTTCTTGCGTTGGATTACCTGCATACGGAGTGTAAGGTTATACATACTG CGGAACAAGACGAGCTGCAGAACCCCTCTCCGAGAAAGGATATGGATGAACGAAACATTTATTTATCCCGAGACTTAGAAATAGGTCCCGGCAAAATAGGCGCCCCTGTTCTATGTGACTTTAGTTCTGCTGTGCTGGGTGACAGGGAACATCTAGAAGACGTGCAGCCGGACATATACCGCGCCCCAGAAGTAATCCTGGAGGCTCCGTGGTCGTATGGTATTGATATATGGAACGTCGGATGCATG ATCTGGGATATCTTTCAAGGCGGCTCGCTATTCACCGGGCATGATCCCGAGCACCAAAGGTATCGAAGTCGAGCACACCTTGCTGAGATGGTCGATCTCCTTGGGCCTCCCCCGGCGGGTCTTCTTGCGGCCGGGAGGCAGAGCAGGAAATTCTTCTCTGAGACGGATGAGTTCCGGGAGAAAGGGTTATTAAAGGGTGAAATACCCCTAGAACAGAGGGAGACATCCCTTAAAGAAGAGGATAGGCAGAGATTCTTACGcatgatgcggaggatgctGCAATGGGAGCCGGAGAAGCGGAGTTCGGCGAGGGAgttggctgaagatgaatgGATTCAGAAGCATATGGGTTTATAG
- a CDS encoding glycoside hydrolase family 43 protein (CAZy:CBM6;~CAZy:GH43;~COG:G;~EggNog:ENOG410PKMY;~InterPro:IPR023296,IPR005084,IPR008979,IPR006710, IPR006584;~PFAM:PF03422,PF18099,PF04616;~SECRETED:SignalP(1-23);~go_function: GO:0004553 - hydrolase activity, hydrolyzing O-glycosyl compounds [Evidence IEA];~go_function: GO:0030246 - carbohydrate binding [Evidence IEA];~go_process: GO:0005975 - carbohydrate metabolic process [Evidence IEA]) — MPSLFSLITLLLYHIININFTTAENPIVQTIYTADPAPLIHNNRFYIFTGHDEDNSTDYTMLDWRLFSSSDMANWQHHRSPMSLETFSWVSAQAWAGQVIPRNGKFYFYVPVRNGQTGRMAIGVGVSESIEGPYEDAIGGPLLENNEIDPSVFIDDDDDEQAYLYWGNPNLWYVTLNDDMVSYTGEITQVSLTTEGFGTRPEPTEERPTAFEEGPWLYKRDGLYYMVYAGTCCPENIQYSTGPSATGPWTYGGVVMESSGASFTNHPGIVDYGNVSYFVYHNGALPGGSGYTRSVAVESFEYNEDGSIPVLQMTEEGPEQVRDLDPFVRQEAETIAWSEGIETEECSEGGLNVGDVNNGDYIKVNGVAFGDGAESFSASVASESDGGDIELRLDGEDGLLIGTCTVVGTGGWQEWTTVSCPVTEATGTHDLFFKFVGEGDGFLFNFDWWQFE, encoded by the coding sequence ATGCCATCTCTATTCTCCCTCATCACACTACTCCTGTACCATATCATCAACATAAACTTTACAACCGCCGAAAACCCAATCGTCCAAACCATCTACACCGCAGACCCAGCCCCCCTAATCCACAACAACCGGTTCTACATCTTCACCGGCCACGACGAAGACAACTCCACCGACTACACCATGCTCGACTGGCgcctcttctcctcctccgacatGGCAAACTGGCAGCACCACCGCTCGCCCATGTCGCTGGAAACATTCAGCTGGGTCTCCGCCCAAGCCTGGGCGGGGCAGGTGATCCCGCGCAATGGGAAATTCTACTTCTACGTCCCCGTGCGGAATGGGCAGACGGGTAGGATGGCGATCGGCGTGGGCGTTAGCGAGTCCATTGAGGGCCCGTACGAGGATGCAATTGGGGGCCCGCTGCTTGAGAATAATGAGATTGACCCGTCGGTTTTTattgacgatgacgacgacgagcaAGCGTATCTCTACTGGGGAAATCCGAACCTGTGGTACGTCACGCTGAACGACGATATGGTGTCGTATACCGGCGAGATCACACAGGTATCCCTAACAACGGAGGGATTCGGGACCCGGCCTGAACCAACTGAGGAGCGGCCAACCGCCTTTGAAGAGGGTCCCTGGCTGTATAAGCGCGATGGGCTGTACTACATGGTATACGCGGGCACCTGCTGTCCGGAGAATATCCAGTACTCGACTGGCCCGTCTGCAACGGGGCCGTGGACGTATGGGGGTGTTGTTATGGAGTCCAGTGGTGCGAGTTTTACGAATCACCCCGGGATTGTGGATTATGGGAATGTGTCTTACTTTGTGTACCATAACGGGGCGCTCCCTGGGGGCAGTGGGTATACGCGGTCTGTGGCGGTGGAGAGTTTCGAGTATAACGAGGATGGGTCGATTCCTGTGCTGCAGATGACGGAGGAGGGACCGGAGCAGGTGCGGGATCTGGATCCGTTTGTGAGGCAGGAGGCGGAGACTATCGCGTGGTCTGAGGGGATTGAGACGGAGGAGTGTAGTGAGGGGGGGTTGAATGTTGGTGATGTTAACAATGGGGACTATATCAAGGTTAATGGGGTTGCCTTTGGGGATGGCGCGGAGTCGTTCAGTGCAAGTGTGGCGTCTGAGTCTGATGGTGGAGATATCGAGCTGCGgctggatggtgaagacggtCTACTTATTGGGACTTGCACGGTGGTTGGGACTGGGGGCTGGCAGGAGTGGACGACGGTGAGCTGTCCTGTCACTGAGGCTACTGGGACTCATGATTTGTTCTTCAAGTTTGTTGGCGAGGGTGATGGCTTTCTGTTTAACTTTGACTGGTGGCAGTTTGAGTAA
- a CDS encoding cytochrome P450 (COG:Q;~EggNog:ENOG410PWMJ;~InterPro:IPR001128,IPR017972,IPR002401,IPR036396;~PFAM:PF00067;~TransMembrane:2 (o6-28i297-318o);~go_function: GO:0005506 - iron ion binding [Evidence IEA];~go_function: GO:0016705 - oxidoreductase activity, acting on paired donors, with incorporation or reduction of molecular oxygen [Evidence IEA];~go_function: GO:0020037 - heme binding [Evidence IEA];~go_process: GO:0055114 - oxidation-reduction process [Evidence IEA]): MAPLVLAVLLALSYIVYLLGLGLYRLLLHPLAGFPGPRYAALSRWHECYYDVHLQGRFIFWIKKQHERYGPIVRITPDELHVLDADLWESVFTKAGRVDKYSWMSNRFGNDTSVLTTAPDSLHRIRRGALNPFFSRQRVLGLQNIIRQKLDVLLKKVKDYQGLDAPVPIHRGYMAFSEDIIMQYCFGHDYASLYKQDWAPILHDAFAGVSITGNMALQFPLIPKFMNTLPYSWIEKLEPIYALIFRMQKDFGTQIRDIKASQETTKASKPTVLSDLITGSLPATEKADRRLQDEAQLIIGAGLATTGWTLSVGTFYLLTNPKVLARLQDELVNAIPDASIENISSKLEWAELEKLPYLTAVIKEAVRLSYSTTSRNVRLLPKPIEFNNRAIPARTPISMTIPFLNWDEEIFPDAKSFIPERWLDSPRAKNGSPLERYFVGFGKGTRSCLGINLAWCELYLVFASLFRLFDFELYETDISDVELAHDFFLPFPKLDSKGIRVFVK, translated from the exons ATGGCCCCTCTCGTGCTGGCCGTGCTCCTTGCATTGTCATACATTGTCTATCTACTAGGCCTGGGCCTTTATCGCCTGCTTCTGCACCCACTGGCGGGCTTCCCTGGCCCCCGGTACGCTGCTCTGAGTCGCTGGCATGAATGCTACTATGATGTCCATCTGCAAGGCCGATTCATCTTCTGGATCAAAAAGCAGCATGAACGATATG GCCCGATCGTTCGCATTACCCCTGACGAACTCCATGTCCTCGACGCCGACCTGTGGGAATCGGTCTTTACCAAGGCGGGCAGGGTGGATAAGTATAGCTGGATGTCGAATCGATTTGGCAATGACACATCGGTCTTGACCACCGCGCCTGACAGCCTGCATCGTATCCGACGGGGCGCTTTGAACCCATTCTTCTCGAGACAGCGTGTCCTCGGGTTACAAAATATCATCCGCCAGAAACTGGATGTCCTGCTCAAGAAGGTCAAGGACTATCAAGGCCTTGATGCACCCGTGCCGATCCACCGCGGATACATGGCCTTTAGTGAAGACATCATCATGCAGTACTGCTTTGGCCATGACTATGCCTCGCTGTATAAACAGGACTGGGCTCCGATATTGCACGATGCGTTTGCTGGTGTAAGCATTACCGGTAACATGGCCCTCCAGTTCCCACTGATACCCAAGTTCATGAACACGCTGCCTTATTCGTGGATTGAGAAGTTGGAGCCCATATACGCCTTAATTTTTCGCATGCAGAAG GACTTCGGGACCCAAATCCGCGATATCAAGGCTTCCCAAGAGACCACAAAAGCCAGCAAGCCAACAGTACTATCAGATCTAATTACAGGCAGCCTCCCAGCGACTGAAAAAGCCGACCGCCGGCTCCAGGACGAAGCACAGCttatcatcggcgccggGCTGGCGACAACTGGATGGACGCTGAGCGTGGGGACATTCTACCTGCTCACCAACCCTAAGGTCCTGGCTCGATTGCAGGATGAACTTGTCAATGCCATTCCAGACGCCAGTATCGAGAATATCAGTTCAAAGCTTGAGTGGGCTGAACTGGAGAAACTCCCTTATCTAACCGCTGTAATCAAGGAGGCAGTCCGACTGTCAtactcaacaacatcccgcAATGTGCGTCTTCTACCGAAGCCAATTGAGTTTAATAATCGGGCTATCCCAGCACGCACACCCATCTCCATGACAATCCCGTTCTTAAACTGGGATGAAGAAATATTCCCAGACGCAAAGTCCTTCATCCCAGAGCGATGGTTGGACTCGCCGCGCGCCAAAAACGGATCGCCCCTGGAGCGCTACTTTGTTGGGTTTGGAAAGGGAACGAGATCCTGTCTTGGAATCAA TCTTGCGTGGTGCGAGCTGTATTTAGTATTCGCCTCGTTATTCCGACTCTTCGATTTCGAGCTGTACGAGACTGATATCTCGGATGTGGAACTTGCTCATGACTTCTTTCTACCCTTTCCGAAGCTGGATTCGAAAGGCATTAGGGTATTCGTCAAATGA